From a single Bryobacter aggregatus MPL3 genomic region:
- a CDS encoding sulfatase-like hydrolase/transferase encodes MKRREFLGTAAGAFAQAETPSRPNILWLTCEDMSPNLGCYGDPVAKTPAIDRFAARSLRYRNVWSCAPVCAPARTTIISGMYPTATGSENMRCLSKMAPGQAMFPQLLREAGYYTSNNAKEDYNLALSGKVWDESSPQAHWRKRSGQQPFFSVFNFLITHESQIRSRPHKRKQDPRKVRIPAYLPDLPEIRQDWAQYYDRIAEMDGMVQRTLDELQADGLADTTIVMFYSDHGAGMPRSKRWPYNSGLQVPMIVHIPAAFRHLAPQDYKGGAWSERMVSFVDLAPTLLSLAGVPKPDYHQGFAFLGNKIEDEQEYIYGFRGRMDERIDLVRSVRDKRYVYIRNYMPHRIYGQHLAYMFEMPTTRKWKEAFEAGKTTDEQSHFWKTKASEELYDLDNDRDEVHNLAYRPNAEQKQALARLRAAQHSLARRIRDVGFLPEHEMYERSRADAPFTMAQDQTRYAASRVINAADLATLPQPPSPAVLRTYLGDGDSGVRYWCALGLLRQGLPAVEMAAEGLRMCLHDPSLSVRMVAAEALARYGTAEDVDPAIERLLSTAHAEVNDVYIAIAALNALTEIGAAKLKPYHAKIALLPLETSRVNERMKGYLGDLIRHLHQISA; translated from the coding sequence ATGAAGCGTAGAGAATTTTTGGGAACGGCGGCTGGGGCCTTCGCGCAGGCCGAAACGCCCTCGCGCCCCAATATTCTCTGGCTCACTTGTGAAGACATGAGCCCGAATCTGGGCTGTTACGGAGACCCGGTAGCGAAGACTCCCGCCATCGATCGCTTCGCCGCGCGCAGCCTTCGTTACCGGAATGTTTGGTCCTGCGCCCCAGTCTGTGCCCCGGCGCGGACCACCATCATCAGCGGCATGTATCCAACGGCGACGGGCTCCGAAAACATGCGCTGCCTGTCCAAGATGGCGCCCGGACAGGCCATGTTTCCGCAACTGCTACGCGAAGCAGGCTACTACACATCGAACAACGCGAAAGAGGATTACAACCTCGCGCTGAGCGGCAAGGTCTGGGATGAAAGCTCCCCGCAAGCCCATTGGCGCAAGCGCAGCGGACAACAACCTTTCTTTAGCGTGTTCAACTTTCTGATCACGCATGAAAGCCAGATCCGGTCCCGGCCGCACAAGCGCAAGCAGGACCCGCGCAAGGTCCGGATTCCAGCCTATCTGCCGGACCTCCCCGAGATCCGTCAGGATTGGGCGCAGTACTACGACCGCATCGCTGAAATGGACGGCATGGTCCAACGCACCCTCGACGAACTCCAAGCCGACGGCCTCGCGGACACCACGATTGTAATGTTCTACTCGGACCACGGCGCAGGGATGCCACGCTCCAAACGTTGGCCCTACAACTCCGGGTTGCAGGTACCGATGATCGTTCACATACCCGCAGCCTTTCGCCATCTGGCGCCCCAGGATTACAAAGGAGGAGCGTGGAGTGAGCGGATGGTCAGCTTTGTGGATCTCGCCCCAACCTTGCTCAGCCTGGCGGGCGTCCCCAAGCCGGATTATCACCAGGGCTTTGCCTTTCTCGGGAACAAGATCGAAGACGAACAGGAATACATCTACGGCTTCCGGGGCCGCATGGATGAGCGCATCGATCTCGTGCGTAGCGTACGCGACAAGCGTTATGTCTACATCCGCAACTACATGCCGCATCGCATCTACGGCCAGCATCTGGCCTATATGTTCGAGATGCCGACCACGCGCAAGTGGAAAGAAGCCTTCGAGGCAGGCAAGACGACCGACGAGCAGAGTCACTTCTGGAAGACCAAAGCGAGCGAAGAGCTCTACGATCTGGACAACGATCGCGATGAGGTCCACAACCTCGCCTACCGGCCCAATGCCGAACAGAAACAGGCCCTCGCTAGACTCCGTGCCGCGCAACATTCCCTGGCCCGGCGCATCCGGGATGTCGGTTTTCTCCCCGAGCATGAGATGTATGAGCGGTCACGCGCCGACGCGCCATTCACCATGGCGCAAGACCAGACTCGCTATGCCGCATCACGAGTGATCAACGCCGCCGACCTGGCAACGCTCCCGCAACCACCTTCGCCCGCAGTGCTGCGAACCTATCTTGGTGATGGAGACAGCGGAGTGCGCTACTGGTGTGCGCTAGGCCTTCTCCGGCAAGGCCTGCCGGCAGTTGAGATGGCCGCCGAAGGGCTCCGGATGTGCCTGCATGACCCGTCGCTGAGTGTCCGCATGGTGGCGGCCGAAGCCTTGGCCCGCTACGGCACCGCAGAGGACGTCGATCCGGCCATTGAGCGTCTGTTAAGCACCGCACATGCCGAGGTGAACGATGTCTATATTGCGATTGCAGCGCTCAACGCGCTGACGGAAATTGGCGCGGCAAAGCTAAAGCCTTACCACGCCAAAATCGCACTTTTGCCGCTCGAAACCTCGAGAGTCAATGAGCGGATGAAAGGGTATCTGGGAGATCTGATCCGGCATCTGCACCAGATCAGCGCCTAA